The Caldisericia bacterium genomic sequence ATTCCTTCTTTTAATCTTTTTGTGTATGATGACGATATTCTCTTGTAATACCAAGAACCAATCTCTCTATCAACAAATTCTGACTCTCTAACAATTCTATATCTATATCCTAAATTTTTAAATAAATAGAAAAATGCTTGAAAACCTGCGTTTTCAATTTCTCTTCTATCTTTATAATCCTTAATATAATAATTTATGTAATCTCTTAAAGATTTATTTAAGTAAAAAACAACTTCCTTCAAAAGATCCTTTTTGGTTTTGAAATATAGGTAAATTGTGCCAACTCCAATATTTGAGGCTCTTGCTATCTGTGATATGTGAGTTTTTGAATATCCTCTCTTTCCAAAAAGTTTTTCAGAAACTTTTAAAATCTTTTCTTTTGTTCTATCTCCCCTTTTTTCTTTCTCTTTTTCTTTTATCTCTTTATATTTTTTCTCTTCTATTAAGTATGGATAAAAGTCGCCTTTTTTGTCAATTCCATATTTTATAAAATCTAAAAGAGAATATATCTCTTCAGAGGTTAAATCTTTATTTTCCCAAATAAGGTGATTAATTATAATAAAGTAAAAGGAACCAAGGATTGAATAAGAAAGAGCCTCGCAATCACACTCTTTGATTTTCTCATTAAAAATTTCAGAAAGAATTTTAACTAATTCTTTATAGTAATATTTTGTTAAAGAAAGGTTAACAAATTCTGCTTCTCTAAAGATATCATAAATTTCTCTATTTTCTTTTATAAAATCAATATATTCAATAACAAATCTTTCAATCTTCTCAATTGTTTTTTTTCTCTCTCTTATCTTCTCTTTTATTCTTTCAATTAATCTACTTTCAAAATCTTTTATTATAAAATTAAACAAATCTTTTTTATTTTTGAAATATCTATAAACTGATGAGTTTTTTAATCCAAGTGATTCTGCAATTTTTTTTATGGAACTTTCACTATAACCAAATTCTCTAAAAATTTTAATTGCAGTATCAATAATTTTTTTCCTTGTCTCTTCTCCTTTTTTTGAAATTGAGCTCCTATTCATTATGAAATTTTAAACTCTCCCTTAATTTATAAATAATTTCTGAAAGCCCTCTTGGTAGGAAAAGAACAACAAGAATAACTGCAATTCCAAAGAATACATTAGATAACATCTCAAATCTCGAGCCTATTACGAGAGGAAGAATAATCCACATAAATGCACCTAAAATTGGACCCCAGAGAGTTGCAATTCCACCAATTATTATTATTGCAAGAAGTTCAACAGAAAGGGCAAGACCAAAATTCATTGGATGAAGATAAGAAATTGTATGGGCATATAAAACTCCAGAAAGACCCGCAAAAGAAGAAGATAGAACAAAAGCAAGGAGTTTTGCTTTTGTAATATTAACTCCAACAGTTAAAGCACCATATTCAGAATCTCTCATCGCAATTAATGACTTACCACTCCTACTTTTAACAAAGTTCCTTGATATGAATATTATAACTAAAAATAGGGCAAGAATTAAATAAAACCTTGAGGTGTTTGAGGCAAATTCATATCCAAAAATTTTAATTGATGGAATATTTCTTAAACCATGATCTCCACCTGTAATTTTCAATCTTTTAATTATATCTTGAACTACACTTCCAAGTGCCATTGTTGCTATTGCGAGATAAAAACCTTTAAGTCTTAGAGATGGAAAACCAATTATTAAACCAAAGAGTGCTGATAATAAAATTCCACAAATCATAGCAAGAATAAATGGGTAATTATAATTCATAACAAGAATTGCTGATGTATAACCACCAATTGCCATAAATGCAGCATGACCCAAAGAAATTTGACCAGCTATTCCCAAAAGCAAATTGAGTCCTTGTGCAGAAATTCCTAAAATTAAAACAATATTAAAGTAACCTATAAGAGAAGGTCTTGTCTTAAAAATTAGGGGTAAAAATAAAACAAAAATTAAAAAAATATAAGGTAAATATTTTTTCATATTATGCTCTCCTTATCTCTCTTTTTCCAAATATTCCACTTGGTAAGAAAAGAAGAACAAAAACAATTAAAATTAATGAGAAACTATCTTTAATTTGTGGTATATAAAAAGCAACAAGATTTTCAATTAAGCCAAGTAAAAATCCTCCAAAAACTGCACCTACAATTGAATTCATTCCACCCAAAACTGCTGCCATAAAACCTTTAAGTTGAATTACAATCATAAATGTTGGCTCAAGAGAAAGACGAGGAGCAACAAGCATTCCAGAGAGACCTGCAATTGCAAATGCAGATGACCAGATAAAAAGATAAATTGAGTTAATAGGAATACCAAGAATTTTTGCCCCATATTCATCTTGGGATAAACTTCTTGCTGCAATTCCAATTTTTGTTTTATATAAGATTATAAAGAAAATAAGTAACACAAAGATTGAAACAATAAAAGTAAAAATATCTTGTCTATCTAAAATAACTCCACTTATATTTACTGGTGGACCTGAAACTGCTTTTGGAAATAACATTGGAATTGTT encodes the following:
- a CDS encoding TetR/AcrR family transcriptional regulator; the protein is MNRSSISKKGEETRKKIIDTAIKIFREFGYSESSIKKIAESLGLKNSSVYRYFKNKKDLFNFIIKDFESRLIERIKEKIRERKKTIEKIERFVIEYIDFIKENREIYDIFREAEFVNLSLTKYYYKELVKILSEIFNEKIKECDCEALSYSILGSFYFIIINHLIWENKDLTSEEIYSLLDFIKYGIDKKGDFYPYLIEEKKYKEIKEKEKEKRGDRTKEKILKVSEKLFGKRGYSKTHISQIARASNIGVGTIYLYFKTKKDLLKEVVFYLNKSLRDYINYYIKDYKDRREIENAGFQAFFYLFKNLGYRYRIVRESEFVDREIGSWYYKRISSSYTKRLKEG
- a CDS encoding branched-chain amino acid ABC transporter permease gives rise to the protein MKKYLPYIFLIFVLFLPLIFKTRPSLIGYFNIVLILGISAQGLNLLLGIAGQISLGHAAFMAIGGYTSAILVMNYNYPFILAMICGILLSALFGLIIGFPSLRLKGFYLAIATMALGSVVQDIIKRLKITGGDHGLRNIPSIKIFGYEFASNTSRFYLILALFLVIIFISRNFVKSRSGKSLIAMRDSEYGALTVGVNITKAKLLAFVLSSSFAGLSGVLYAHTISYLHPMNFGLALSVELLAIIIIGGIATLWGPILGAFMWIILPLVIGSRFEMLSNVFFGIAVILVVLFLPRGLSEIIYKLRESLKFHNE
- a CDS encoding branched-chain amino acid ABC transporter permease encodes the protein MVLLNLILRGLVNGSIYSLTSMGIVLILSTTNVMNFAQGDMGMLLAYFAFFLLLRNLPYPFVMVMTILLGLVFGITLEKFLMSRARKVSHIGMVMITLALTMIFEGFIGYFFGTIPMLFPKAVSGPPVNISGVILDRQDIFTFIVSIFVLLIFFIILYKTKIGIAARSLSQDEYGAKILGIPINSIYLFIWSSAFAIAGLSGMLVAPRLSLEPTFMIVIQLKGFMAAVLGGMNSIVGAVFGGFLLGLIENLVAFYIPQIKDSFSLILIVFVLLFLPSGIFGKREIRRA